The sequence below is a genomic window from Pseudomonadota bacterium.
ACAATCGTTTCGGTAGGTACGGATAAGGCGGTTGAGGCAATAAGAACCGGGCTTGCCATGGGTGCCGATAAAGGGATATTAGTTAATGATCCTGCCACTCAGGGATGCGATGGATTGCAAACAGCCAGAGTTCTTGCAGCTGTGATAAAGGGTATACCTCATGATCTTATAATTGCAGGCCAGAGAGCTGTAGATGATGATAGTTATGTTGTGGGTTCAGCTGTTGCTGAATTTTTAAATATTCCGTCTATTGCAATGGTTGCAAAAGAAACTATCGCTGATGGGAAAATAATGTGCGAGAAAACAGTTGAGGGAGGCACAGTTACAATTGAAAGTACTCTTCCCGCTCTTATAACAACTCAACGCGGATTAAACGAACCTAGGTATGCATCTTTGCCTGGCATTATGAAAGCCAAGAAAAAACCTCTTGAGATTAAAAAGCTTCAGGACATCGGACTTGATGCTGCCGGAATGGGAAGCCAAAAGACAAAAGTCATATCTTTTATGTTGCCACCTGAAAGAAAGGGCGGAAAGATCATTGAGGGAGAAACCGATGCAGATAAAGCCAAAGCACTTGTGAAGGCTTTACAGGAAGAAGCAAAGGTAATCTGATATTTGCCTAAAAGATCAAAAACATAAAAACAAATTGAATTTATAGATATTTTATTAAGGAGATAGATATGTCTTGTGGTGTACTTGCAATAACAGAACAGGTTGATGGTGTTTTCAGGAAAGTTTCGTATGAAGCGCTAAGCGAAGGAAGGCGTATAGCCGACGGATTAGGCTGCCCCCTTTCGGTAGCGGTTCTCGGCTCAGGTATAAAAGCTGGCGCCGAAGAGCTTGGAAAATATGGCGCTGAGAAAGTATTTGTAGCTGATGATCCTGATCTTAAAGAATATATGACGGATATTTATACAAATGTAATTGCCGGGATTGCTGCAAAAGAGAGCCCCCGCATGATTATACTGGGCGCATCATTTAGAGGAAAAGAACTTGCTGCCAGACTGGCTGCAAGACTTGATGCCCCCATAGCTATGGATTGTATAGCTGTAAAAATTGAAGGCGGTAAAGTTATCGCAACTCGGCCGGTTTACGGTGGGAAGATTCTGGCCAATGTTGAACTTGAAGGAGAACCTTCGGTAGTAGCAATACGGCCTAATTTTATGGCGATTGCAGAAGTGCAAAAAACTGCTGCTGTTGAAGATGTTGCAATCGATAAAGGTAAAGTTGACCTTAAGTTTGTGGAAAAGAAACTTGAAACAGGCAAAGTTGAATTAACGGAAGCTGATGTTATTGTTTCGGGTGGCAGGGGTATGGGAGGCGCTGACTTTTCAGTTATTGAAACTCTTGCGGGACTTCTCGGAGGTGCTGTTGGCGCTTCGCGTTCTGCGGTTGATGAAGGATGGAGATCTCATTCGGATCAGGTCGGGCAAACCGGAAAAGTTGTTTCCCCTAATCTTTATATAGCCTGTGGTATATCAGGTGCAATTCAGCATCTTGCCGGAATGTCGTCATCAAAGGTTATAGTTGCTGTGAATAAAGATCCGGAAGCTCCCATTTTTGCAAAAGCGGATTATGGGATCGTAGGAAATTTGTTTGATGTTGTGCCTTTGATCACAGAAGAAATTAAAAAGGCTAAAGGATAGAGCCAGTTCCAAAACGCCAATTTTATAAAATTATTAAATTGATTATATATAAAAAGTCTTGCAAAAATTAGTTTTGCAGGACTTTTTATATAATACTTTCAAAGTCTAAAGCCTTTTGCAAGTCCGTCTAACATTGGCTCGTATATGAAAAGACATGTAAACAATGTATATCTTGAAAGTCTTGGTTGTGCAAAAAACCTTGTTGATAGCGAACTGCTGTTGGGAAGGCTTGCCGACGCAGGATATAATGTAGTTTTTGACCCTGCTAAAGCCCGTACAATTATTATAAATACTTGCAGCTTCATAGAATCTGCAATAAATGAATCTATTGAAACGATTCTTGAGCTTGCAAAATATAAGAAAAATGGGAAGTGCCGCAGAATTATAGTAACAGGCTGTCTTCCGGAGCGCTTCAGGGAGAAAATAATTAAAACTCTTCCGGAAGTAGATTTTTTTCTCGGAACCGGTGCATATGGTAAGATAGTGCAGGCTGTTGAGGGGATTCCGATAGCATCCGGCATTCTTTTGCCGGATCCATGTTTGACTTTATTAAACTATGCTGCCGAGCCCAGAATCAGAACTTTACCTTATATGGCTTATTTGAAGATTGCTGAAGGATGCAGCCGCCGTTGTACTTATTGTGTGATTCCTAAGCTTCGCGGCAAACAACGCAGCCGCAACATTGGAGATGTTGTTTTAGAGGCAAAAACGCTTATAAAATCCGGGGTAAAAGAACTGATTCTTGTTGCTCAGGATACATCGTCTTATGGAAAAGATATTGGCACTTCCGTTAACCTTGCAAAGCTTATTGAAAGAATTTCAGCTTTATCGGATGATATTTGGATAAGAATCCTATATGGCCATCCTGAAAGCATGGAAGATGATACGATTAAAGCTATATCTCAAAACAAAAATGTTTGTTCCTATTATGATATTCCGATTCAGCATGCAAGCCGTAAGGTACTTAAAAAAATGGGGCGAAATTACAGTCAGACGAAGATGCTTAAACTTTTTGATAAAATACGGTCGGCAAATCCGGATGCTGTTTTGCGCACAACCGTAATTACAGGTTTCCCAGGCGAGACAAATAAGGAGTTTGATGAACTGTTATCATTTATAGAAAAAGTAAAGTTTGATCATCTTGGTGCTTTTGTTTATTCCGATTCTAAAGACATTGCCTCCCATAAGCTTACAGAGAAGGTTCGAAAAAACGTTGCGAAAAAAAGATATGACAGAATAATGTCCTGCCAGATGGAAATATCTTCTCAAAATAACAGGCGCCACGTAGGTAAGGTTTTTGATGTGCTGGTTGAGGAATTCCCTGAAGAAAATCTTTATATAGGACGCACTAAATATCAGGCGCCCGAAGTGGACGGCATAACATATGTTAGCGG
It includes:
- a CDS encoding electron transfer flavoprotein subunit beta/FixA family protein yields the protein MELIVLLKQVPSTESFVGISEDGKSIKAGDAKLVVNPYDELAIEEALKLKEANGGTVTIVSVGTDKAVEAIRTGLAMGADKGILVNDPATQGCDGLQTARVLAAVIKGIPHDLIIAGQRAVDDDSYVVGSAVAEFLNIPSIAMVAKETIADGKIMCEKTVEGGTVTIESTLPALITTQRGLNEPRYASLPGIMKAKKKPLEIKKLQDIGLDAAGMGSQKTKVISFMLPPERKGGKIIEGETDADKAKALVKALQEEAKVI
- a CDS encoding electron transfer flavoprotein subunit alpha/FixB family protein; this translates as MSCGVLAITEQVDGVFRKVSYEALSEGRRIADGLGCPLSVAVLGSGIKAGAEELGKYGAEKVFVADDPDLKEYMTDIYTNVIAGIAAKESPRMIILGASFRGKELAARLAARLDAPIAMDCIAVKIEGGKVIATRPVYGGKILANVELEGEPSVVAIRPNFMAIAEVQKTAAVEDVAIDKGKVDLKFVEKKLETGKVELTEADVIVSGGRGMGGADFSVIETLAGLLGGAVGASRSAVDEGWRSHSDQVGQTGKVVSPNLYIACGISGAIQHLAGMSSSKVIVAVNKDPEAPIFAKADYGIVGNLFDVVPLITEEIKKAKG
- the rimO gene encoding 30S ribosomal protein S12 methylthiotransferase RimO gives rise to the protein MKRHVNNVYLESLGCAKNLVDSELLLGRLADAGYNVVFDPAKARTIIINTCSFIESAINESIETILELAKYKKNGKCRRIIVTGCLPERFREKIIKTLPEVDFFLGTGAYGKIVQAVEGIPIASGILLPDPCLTLLNYAAEPRIRTLPYMAYLKIAEGCSRRCTYCVIPKLRGKQRSRNIGDVVLEAKTLIKSGVKELILVAQDTSSYGKDIGTSVNLAKLIERISALSDDIWIRILYGHPESMEDDTIKAISQNKNVCSYYDIPIQHASRKVLKKMGRNYSQTKMLKLFDKIRSANPDAVLRTTVITGFPGETNKEFDELLSFIEKVKFDHLGAFVYSDSKDIASHKLTEKVRKNVAKKRYDRIMSCQMEISSQNNRRHVGKVFDVLVEEFPEENLYIGRTKYQAPEVDGITYVSGKMKIGTFVRTKITDALEYDLVGEPE